A genomic window from Terriglobia bacterium includes:
- the lepB gene encoding signal peptidase I produces the protein MQNGDERELNTPPAGERPATASVPPGSFRQEVRAWTRDLLLAIGLALVIIVFLYQPVKVEGTSMAPLLSDQERIFINKFVYRFEAIERGDVVVFWYPLDRSKSFIKRIIALPGETVEIRQGRVFVNGRLIDEPYVPPQFEDFSDFGPMRVPSDQYFVMGDHRISSNDSRIFGPVAHRYIYGRAVFAYWPFEHFGTLSQANAQDK, from the coding sequence ATGCAAAACGGAGACGAGAGAGAACTGAACACGCCACCGGCGGGTGAACGGCCGGCTACGGCAAGTGTTCCCCCGGGATCGTTCCGGCAAGAGGTGCGCGCGTGGACGCGTGACCTGCTCCTGGCCATCGGATTGGCCCTGGTCATCATCGTATTTCTCTACCAGCCGGTGAAGGTGGAAGGCACGAGCATGGCCCCGCTGCTTTCCGATCAAGAGCGGATCTTCATCAACAAGTTTGTGTACCGGTTTGAAGCCATCGAGCGCGGCGACGTGGTGGTCTTCTGGTATCCGCTAGACCGGTCGAAGTCGTTCATCAAGCGGATCATCGCCCTGCCGGGGGAAACGGTGGAAATCCGCCAGGGGCGGGTCTTCGTGAACGGCCGGCTGATCGACGAACCGTACGTGCCGCCACAGTTTGAGGATTTCAGCGACTTCGGGCCGATGCGCGTTCCGAGCGACCAGTATTTCGTAATGGGCGATCATCGCATCAGCTCGAACGATTCACGCATTTTCGGCCCGGTGGCCCACCGCTACATTTACGGGCGGGCGGTTTTCGCATACTGGCCGTTCGAGCACTTTGGGACACTGTCGCAGGCGAATGCGCAGGACAAATGA
- the carA gene encoding glutamine-hydrolyzing carbamoyl-phosphate synthase small subunit: MQHRPAILVLEDGRVFNGRAAGALTRRGGEVVFNTSLTGYQEVFTDPSYTGQIVCFTYPHIGNVGANLDDEEAPRPYIEALIVREFSAVTSNWRSVESAQLYLNRHKIPVIWDLDTRALVRHLRTVGALRGMVATDGTPAEQCIAEARQLPSMAGQELAGRVTCGEAYAWDKGSIDLATSPWSEQMGEAGAQGEMRRFRVVAYDYGIKQNILRLLVDHQCEVRVVPAKTSAEDVLALKPDGVFLSNGPGDPEPVTYAVDNIRKLAGRVPMFGICLGHQLCGLALGGKTFKLKFGHHGSNHPVKNLLTQKVEITAQNHGFAVDPESLPAKDVQITHVNLNDQTNEGMRHRKLPLFSVQYHPEASPGPHDSRYLFTQFTEMMKEFRPAGR; this comes from the coding sequence ATTCAGCACCGGCCCGCCATTCTGGTCCTGGAAGACGGGCGCGTCTTTAACGGCCGCGCGGCAGGCGCGCTAACGCGCCGCGGCGGCGAAGTCGTTTTCAATACCAGCCTCACCGGATACCAGGAAGTATTCACCGACCCCAGCTACACGGGGCAGATCGTGTGTTTCACCTATCCGCACATCGGCAACGTAGGCGCGAACCTGGACGACGAGGAGGCGCCGCGGCCGTATATCGAAGCGCTGATCGTGCGAGAGTTTTCCGCGGTTACTTCCAACTGGCGCAGTGTGGAGAGCGCGCAGCTGTACCTGAACCGCCACAAGATTCCCGTGATCTGGGACCTGGATACGCGCGCGCTGGTGCGGCATCTGCGCACGGTCGGGGCGCTGCGGGGCATGGTGGCCACCGACGGCACGCCGGCCGAACAGTGCATCGCCGAGGCGCGGCAGCTCCCCAGCATGGCCGGGCAGGAACTGGCCGGGCGGGTGACCTGCGGGGAAGCCTACGCCTGGGATAAGGGTTCGATCGATCTAGCCACCTCGCCCTGGAGCGAGCAGATGGGGGAGGCTGGCGCGCAGGGGGAGATGCGGCGTTTCCGCGTGGTGGCCTACGATTACGGCATCAAGCAGAACATTCTGCGGCTGCTGGTGGATCATCAGTGCGAAGTGCGCGTGGTTCCCGCGAAGACGTCCGCGGAGGACGTGCTGGCACTCAAGCCGGACGGGGTCTTTCTTTCGAACGGACCGGGTGATCCCGAGCCGGTAACCTACGCGGTGGACAATATCCGCAAGCTGGCGGGGCGCGTGCCGATGTTCGGGATTTGCCTGGGGCACCAGCTGTGCGGGCTGGCGCTGGGCGGGAAAACGTTCAAGCTGAAGTTCGGGCACCACGGGTCGAACCATCCGGTGAAGAATCTGCTTACGCAAAAAGTGGAGATCACGGCGCAGAACCACGGGTTCGCGGTGGATCCGGAGTCGCTGCCGGCGAAAGACGTGCAGATCACGCACGTCAACCTGAACGACCAGACCAACGAGGGGATGCGGCACCGCAAACTGCCGCTCTTCAGCGTGCAGTACCACCCCGAGGCGTCGCCGGGGCCGCACGATTCGCGCTATCTCTTCACGCAATTCACGGAGATGATGAAGGAGTTCCGGCCGGCGGGCCGCTAG
- a CDS encoding 16S rRNA (uracil(1498)-N(3))-methyltransferase gives MRRRFFVEQFGAGKCVLEGETAHHLGRVLRAQPGQLYELSDGERVWLGRIESAGKERIEFALVEELPAEQPEVRLTLLLAVVKFDAFEWALEKATELGVGTIVALSAARSEKALLAAAPKRAERWQRIVVEAAQQSRRLRSPRLKELARPQSAFAAYGEGVRVLLSERREAPPLRRVLEPAVSREATFAVGPEGGWTAEEFAAAEKCGFTQVSLGRQILRTETAVVAGLAALNYALGER, from the coding sequence GTGCGCAGACGATTCTTTGTGGAGCAATTTGGAGCCGGGAAGTGCGTGCTCGAGGGCGAGACGGCGCATCATCTCGGGCGGGTGTTGCGCGCGCAGCCGGGGCAGTTGTACGAGCTGAGCGACGGCGAGCGGGTGTGGCTGGGCCGGATCGAGAGCGCGGGGAAGGAGCGCATCGAGTTCGCGCTGGTGGAAGAGTTGCCGGCGGAGCAGCCGGAAGTGCGGCTGACGCTGCTGCTGGCGGTGGTGAAATTTGACGCGTTCGAGTGGGCGCTGGAGAAGGCTACGGAGCTGGGGGTTGGCACGATTGTGGCGCTAAGCGCCGCGCGGAGCGAGAAGGCGCTGCTGGCGGCGGCGCCAAAGCGCGCCGAGCGGTGGCAGCGAATAGTTGTGGAGGCCGCGCAGCAGTCGCGAAGACTGCGGTCGCCTCGTCTGAAAGAGCTGGCGCGGCCGCAAAGCGCGTTTGCGGCATACGGCGAGGGCGTGCGGGTGCTGCTCTCCGAACGGCGGGAAGCGCCGCCGCTGCGGCGAGTGCTGGAGCCGGCGGTGAGCCGGGAAGCGACATTTGCGGTGGGCCCGGAGGGGGGCTGGACCGCGGAAGAGTTTGCCGCGGCGGAAAAATGCGGGTTCACGCAGGTCTCGCTGGGGCGGCAGATATTGCGGACGGAGACGGCGGTGGTGGCGGGGCTGGCGGCGCTCAATTATGCGCTTGGCGAACGGTAG
- a CDS encoding secondary thiamine-phosphate synthase enzyme YjbQ, producing the protein MITLRVKTTRRMQLVDITAEVQKAVKESGVGAGVCYLYVPHTTAGIAINEHADPDVASDVEAALARLVPHQGPYRHSEGNSDAHIRAVLTGTSQVVFLEGGRLALGRWQGIFFCEFDGPRERSLWIKIVADAR; encoded by the coding sequence ATGATCACCCTGCGCGTGAAGACCACGCGGCGAATGCAGCTTGTGGACATCACCGCCGAGGTGCAGAAGGCGGTGAAGGAGTCCGGGGTAGGCGCGGGAGTCTGCTACCTGTACGTGCCGCATACCACGGCGGGAATCGCGATCAACGAGCATGCCGATCCGGACGTGGCCAGCGACGTGGAAGCGGCGCTCGCGCGCCTGGTCCCGCATCAGGGGCCGTACCGGCACAGCGAAGGGAATTCCGATGCGCACATCAGAGCGGTACTGACGGGCACGAGCCAGGTGGTGTTCCTGGAAGGGGGCAGGCTGGCGCTCGGGCGCTGGCAGGGGATCTTCTTCTGCGAGTTTGACGGGCCGCGCGAGCGCAGTCTGTGGATCAAGATCGTGGCGGATGCGCGCTGA
- the bshC gene encoding bacillithiol biosynthesis cysteine-adding enzyme BshC has translation MRCHAIPFRRLPHASKLFLAYLEKFSRVAPFYAHPPKLPAVLRVARKLKFPAERRREVAGVLREQNAVFGCGAATQRQLEQLEKGAVAVVTGQQVGLFSGPAYAVYKALTAVAVAEELTRAGVRAVPVFWLATEDHDLDEVRSTHFYRQGHLASFELPGTSEAPRPVGRIALGAEVEALVRQAAEQLEGPEAPRLAEILRACYQRGETYGGAFGRLFARLFEEQGLILLDPLDGRLHRIAAPIYRRAVAESAALREKLLERGRELDRAGYAAQVKVTARSTLLFSLAGGARRALTENGGKFLAGETPVSREELLQAADDGAESLSANALLRPVVQDFLLPTAAYIGGPGEIAYYAQADVVYEHLLGRMPVILPRADFTLVDAKAGKLLKRYGFTVEDLWKGKQEVRRRMELRAVPPSLAKDFTRSAKEVEQALERLRRPLGKLDPTLDGALERARQAATFHLEKLQRKAGRARDAREGVLSAHAEYLHALLFPHKAPAARTLSFLPFLAKWGPEALDELKRLSSSKKLGAHQILFLD, from the coding sequence ATGCGCTGTCATGCCATCCCTTTCCGCCGGTTGCCGCACGCGTCTAAGCTGTTCCTCGCCTATCTCGAGAAATTTTCCCGCGTCGCTCCATTTTATGCCCATCCCCCGAAGCTGCCGGCCGTTCTGCGCGTAGCGCGCAAGCTGAAATTTCCCGCGGAACGTCGGCGCGAGGTCGCGGGCGTGCTGCGCGAACAGAATGCGGTGTTTGGCTGCGGCGCGGCGACGCAGCGGCAGCTCGAGCAACTGGAGAAGGGCGCGGTGGCCGTGGTTACGGGGCAGCAGGTGGGGCTCTTCTCCGGTCCGGCGTACGCCGTGTACAAGGCGTTGACGGCGGTGGCGGTGGCCGAGGAGCTGACCCGCGCGGGCGTGCGCGCCGTTCCGGTCTTCTGGCTGGCCACCGAGGATCACGACCTGGACGAAGTGCGCTCCACGCATTTTTACCGGCAGGGGCATCTCGCGTCGTTCGAGCTTCCTGGGACATCAGAAGCGCCACGCCCCGTGGGGCGCATCGCGCTGGGCGCGGAGGTGGAGGCGCTGGTGCGCCAGGCCGCGGAGCAACTCGAAGGTCCGGAAGCGCCGCGCCTGGCGGAGATCCTGCGCGCCTGCTACCAGCGCGGAGAAACTTACGGTGGCGCGTTCGGCAGGCTCTTCGCGCGGCTGTTCGAAGAGCAGGGGCTGATCCTGCTGGATCCGCTGGATGGGCGGCTGCACCGCATCGCGGCGCCGATCTACCGGAGAGCGGTAGCGGAGAGCGCGGCGCTGCGCGAGAAGCTTCTGGAGCGGGGGCGCGAACTGGACCGCGCGGGCTATGCCGCGCAGGTCAAGGTTACGGCGCGCAGTACGCTGCTCTTCAGCCTGGCCGGCGGCGCACGGCGGGCTCTCACGGAGAACGGCGGGAAGTTTCTGGCGGGGGAAACGCCAGTTTCGCGGGAGGAACTGCTGCAGGCGGCCGACGACGGGGCGGAATCGCTCAGCGCGAATGCGCTGCTGCGGCCGGTGGTGCAGGATTTCCTGCTGCCGACGGCGGCCTACATCGGGGGGCCTGGCGAGATTGCTTACTACGCGCAAGCGGACGTGGTTTACGAGCATCTCCTGGGGCGCATGCCGGTGATTCTGCCACGGGCGGACTTCACGCTGGTGGATGCCAAGGCGGGGAAACTCCTGAAGCGCTACGGATTCACCGTGGAGGATCTCTGGAAAGGGAAACAAGAGGTACGGCGGCGCATGGAACTGCGCGCGGTTCCGCCCTCGCTGGCGAAGGATTTTACGCGCAGCGCCAAAGAGGTGGAGCAGGCGCTGGAGCGGTTGCGGCGGCCGCTCGGGAAGCTCGATCCGACGCTGGACGGAGCGCTGGAACGCGCCCGCCAGGCGGCCACGTTTCACCTCGAAAAACTCCAGCGCAAGGCCGGAAGGGCCCGCGACGCCCGCGAAGGCGTTCTTTCCGCGCATGCCGAGTACCTGCACGCGCTGCTGTTTCCGCACAAGGCCCCGGCGGCGCGTACGCTTTCTTTCCTGCCGTTTCTGGCGAAATGGGGGCCGGAAGCGCTGGACGAACTGAAGCGGCTCTCAAGCAGCAAGAAGCTGGGCGCGCACCAGATCCTTTTTCTCGACTGA
- the carB gene encoding carbamoyl-phosphate synthase large subunit, translating to MPKRTDIKKILIIGSGPIIIGQACEFDYSGVQACKALRAEGYEVVLVNSNPATIMTDPEFASRTYIEPLTKEYLEEIIIREKPDAILPTVGGQTGLNLAVELAESGILEKHKVEMIGATLRAIKVAEDRLWFKDACRKLGLDVPASALVNNAQDALRLCDQLGFPLVIRPSFTLGGSGGSIAYNKEEFGDAIAHALDMSPVHEALVEESVLGWKEYELEVMRDFRDNFVVICGIENFDPMGVHTGDSITVAPAQTLTDKEYQRMRDAAAAIIREVGVETGGSNIQFAVNPENGRMIVIEMNPRVSRSSALASKATGFPIAKIAARLAVGMTLDEISNDITKKTPACFEPTIDYVVVKIPKWQFEKFAGADSTLGTQMKSVGEVMAIGRTFKEALQKGIRSLEPSTPWRAPAETPESLLREKLATPRPDRIHWLLVALERGLPASEICDLTKIDPWFIHQLEEIVAMSRRAASVTVETASRELLREVKRYGMSDEQLAQIWKTTPAAVRLQRARWNVTPVFKRVDTCAAEFESYTPYLYSTYEDEDESDPQNRAKIMILGSGPNRIGQGIEFDYCCCHASFALHEDGYESIMVNCNPETVSTDYDSSDRLYFEPLTLEDVLAIVEREKPQGVIVQFGGQTPLNLALELKRNGVPIVGTAPESIDLAEDRRRFGRLLDELKIPQPRNGTALIPEEAARVAGEIGLPVLVRPSYVLGGRAMVIAYDVNTVQEYVAQAALMGPAKPVLIDQFLEEATEVDVDALADGTDVVIGGIMEHIEEAGVHSGDSSCVLPPVSLTPAVLDTIRDYTRRLAMALKVVGLMNVQYAIQRDTVYVLEVNPRASRTVPYVSKATGVPLAKVAARLMVGKKLADMKLPMVTTNGVAEIAVHDFYSVKSPVFPFNKFRGVDTILGPEMRSTGEVMGISSTFGQAFAKAQLAAGQRLPRKGTVFLSVNDRDKRHVGALGKELASLGFRLLATRGTATALQAAGVAAEAIFKVNEGRPNIVDLIKTSKVDLVINTPLGRESFYDEKSIRRAAIRYNIPCITTLAAAHAAARGIRALLEQGSEVAALQELHRREVRAPGGTTAGA from the coding sequence ATGCCCAAACGGACGGACATCAAGAAGATACTGATCATCGGCTCGGGGCCGATCATCATCGGCCAGGCCTGCGAATTCGACTATTCCGGGGTGCAGGCGTGCAAGGCGCTGCGCGCGGAAGGGTACGAGGTGGTGCTGGTCAACTCGAATCCGGCGACGATCATGACCGATCCGGAATTCGCGTCGCGCACGTACATCGAGCCGCTGACCAAGGAATATCTCGAGGAGATCATCATCCGGGAGAAGCCGGACGCGATTCTGCCGACGGTCGGGGGACAGACGGGGCTGAATCTGGCCGTGGAACTGGCGGAGAGCGGGATTCTCGAAAAGCACAAAGTGGAGATGATCGGCGCGACGCTGCGCGCGATCAAGGTGGCGGAAGACCGGCTGTGGTTCAAGGACGCCTGCCGGAAGCTGGGTCTGGACGTGCCGGCTTCGGCGCTGGTGAATAACGCGCAGGATGCGCTGCGGCTGTGCGACCAGCTGGGCTTTCCGCTGGTGATCCGGCCGTCGTTTACGCTGGGCGGGTCGGGCGGATCCATCGCCTACAACAAGGAAGAGTTCGGGGACGCCATCGCGCACGCGCTGGACATGAGCCCGGTGCACGAGGCGCTGGTCGAGGAGTCCGTGCTGGGCTGGAAGGAGTACGAGCTCGAAGTGATGCGCGATTTCCGCGACAACTTCGTGGTCATCTGCGGCATCGAGAATTTCGATCCCATGGGCGTGCACACGGGCGACTCCATCACCGTGGCGCCGGCGCAGACGCTGACGGACAAGGAATACCAGCGGATGCGGGACGCCGCGGCGGCGATTATCCGCGAGGTGGGAGTGGAGACGGGCGGGTCGAACATCCAGTTCGCCGTCAACCCGGAAAACGGGCGGATGATCGTGATCGAAATGAACCCGCGGGTTTCGCGCAGCTCGGCGCTGGCCAGCAAGGCCACGGGGTTCCCGATCGCCAAGATCGCGGCGCGGCTGGCGGTGGGGATGACGCTGGACGAAATATCCAACGACATCACCAAGAAGACGCCGGCGTGCTTCGAGCCGACGATTGACTATGTGGTGGTGAAGATACCGAAGTGGCAGTTCGAAAAGTTTGCCGGGGCGGATTCGACGCTGGGCACGCAGATGAAATCGGTGGGCGAGGTGATGGCCATCGGGCGCACGTTCAAGGAGGCGCTGCAGAAGGGCATCCGCTCGCTCGAGCCGAGCACGCCGTGGCGGGCGCCGGCGGAGACTCCGGAGTCGCTGCTGCGGGAGAAGCTGGCTACGCCGCGGCCGGACCGCATCCACTGGCTGCTGGTGGCGCTGGAGCGCGGGCTTCCGGCGAGCGAAATCTGCGACCTGACGAAGATCGATCCCTGGTTCATCCACCAACTGGAAGAGATCGTGGCCATGAGCCGGCGCGCGGCGTCGGTGACGGTGGAAACGGCGTCGCGGGAGCTGCTGCGCGAAGTGAAGCGCTACGGGATGAGCGACGAGCAGCTGGCGCAGATCTGGAAGACGACGCCGGCGGCGGTGCGGCTGCAGCGGGCGCGGTGGAACGTCACGCCGGTGTTCAAGCGCGTGGACACCTGCGCGGCGGAGTTCGAATCGTACACGCCGTACCTGTATTCGACGTACGAGGACGAGGACGAATCCGATCCGCAGAACCGCGCGAAGATCATGATTCTGGGCAGCGGACCGAACCGTATCGGGCAGGGCATCGAGTTCGATTACTGCTGCTGCCACGCCTCGTTTGCGCTGCATGAAGACGGCTACGAATCGATCATGGTCAACTGCAACCCGGAGACGGTGTCGACGGATTACGACAGTTCGGACCGGTTGTACTTCGAGCCGCTGACGCTCGAGGATGTGCTGGCGATTGTGGAGCGGGAGAAGCCGCAGGGCGTGATCGTGCAGTTCGGCGGGCAAACGCCGCTGAACCTGGCGCTGGAACTGAAGCGCAACGGCGTGCCCATCGTGGGCACCGCGCCGGAATCCATCGATTTGGCGGAAGACCGGCGGCGGTTCGGGCGGCTGCTGGACGAGCTGAAGATACCGCAGCCGCGCAACGGCACGGCGCTGATACCGGAGGAAGCGGCGCGGGTGGCGGGAGAGATCGGACTGCCGGTGCTGGTGCGGCCGAGCTACGTGCTGGGCGGGCGGGCGATGGTCATCGCCTACGACGTTAACACGGTGCAGGAATACGTGGCGCAGGCGGCGCTGATGGGGCCGGCCAAGCCGGTGCTGATCGACCAGTTTCTGGAGGAAGCGACGGAAGTGGACGTGGACGCGCTGGCGGATGGAACGGACGTGGTCATTGGCGGGATCATGGAGCACATCGAGGAGGCCGGGGTACACTCCGGGGATTCCTCGTGCGTGCTGCCGCCGGTCAGCCTCACGCCGGCGGTGCTGGACACCATCCGCGATTACACGCGGCGGCTGGCCATGGCCCTGAAGGTGGTGGGGCTGATGAACGTGCAGTACGCGATCCAGCGCGACACGGTGTACGTGCTGGAAGTGAACCCGCGGGCGTCGCGCACCGTGCCGTACGTGAGCAAGGCCACCGGCGTGCCGCTGGCGAAGGTAGCGGCGCGGCTGATGGTGGGCAAGAAACTGGCGGACATGAAACTGCCAATGGTGACCACGAACGGAGTGGCGGAAATTGCCGTGCACGACTTCTACTCCGTGAAATCGCCGGTGTTTCCGTTCAACAAGTTCCGCGGGGTGGACACGATTCTGGGGCCCGAGATGCGCTCGACGGGCGAGGTGATGGGAATTTCGAGCACGTTCGGACAGGCCTTCGCCAAGGCGCAGCTTGCCGCGGGGCAGCGGCTGCCGCGCAAGGGCACGGTGTTCCTCAGCGTGAATGACCGGGACAAGCGGCACGTCGGCGCGCTAGGCAAGGAACTGGCCTCGCTGGGCTTCCGGCTGCTGGCCACGCGAGGCACGGCCACGGCGCTGCAGGCCGCGGGCGTCGCCGCGGAGGCCATCTTCAAGGTCAACGAAGGGCGGCCGAACATCGTGGACCTGATCAAGACCAGCAAGGTCGACCTGGTCATCAACACGCCGCTGGGCCGGGAATCGTTCTACGACGAGAAATCGATTCGCCGGGCCGCGATTCGCTACAACATTCCGTGCATCACGACGCTGGCCGCGGCGCACGCCGCCGCGCGGGGCATCCGCGCGCTGCTCGAACAAGGCAGCGAGGTAGCCGCGCTGCAGGAGCTGCATCGCCGGGAAGTTCGCGCGCCGGGCGGCACGACGGCGGGGGCGTGA
- a CDS encoding dihydrodipicolinate synthase family protein, translating to MSMAIDFSGIFPPLTTPFAADGSVAVADLKHNVGLYNKTALAGYVVLGSTGEAVLLSRAEADAVLAAVKEAAAPGKLLIAGTGAESTAETIARTRRAAELGYQAALVKTPYYYKPQYKPEVLIAHFRRVADASPIPVLLYSVPQFTGVALEAAEVAALAAHANIAGLKESSGNVQRVGEILAMAPKEFQTLTGSASTLYPALMLGARGGILALADVVPELCLEIFEAARSGKHERARQLQESVLPASKLVVAQYGPAGVKCAMDARGYRGGAPREPLAPLAAEQRAQIEAVVRGL from the coding sequence GTGAGCATGGCCATCGATTTTTCCGGAATCTTTCCGCCATTGACGACGCCTTTTGCCGCCGACGGCTCGGTGGCAGTCGCCGACCTGAAGCACAACGTCGGGCTGTACAACAAGACCGCTCTCGCCGGCTACGTCGTTCTCGGCTCGACCGGAGAGGCGGTGCTGCTCTCGCGCGCGGAGGCGGACGCCGTGCTGGCCGCGGTGAAGGAAGCGGCCGCGCCGGGCAAGCTGCTCATCGCCGGCACCGGAGCAGAATCCACCGCGGAGACGATTGCGCGCACGCGCCGGGCCGCGGAACTCGGCTATCAAGCCGCGCTGGTCAAGACGCCCTACTATTACAAGCCGCAATACAAGCCGGAGGTCCTGATCGCGCACTTCCGGCGGGTGGCGGACGCTTCGCCCATTCCCGTGCTGCTCTATTCCGTGCCGCAGTTTACCGGGGTGGCGCTAGAGGCGGCGGAGGTGGCGGCGCTGGCGGCGCATGCGAATATTGCGGGGCTCAAGGAAAGCTCCGGGAACGTGCAGCGGGTCGGGGAGATCCTGGCCATGGCGCCAAAGGAGTTTCAGACGCTGACAGGCTCGGCCTCCACGCTCTATCCCGCGCTAATGCTCGGAGCGCGGGGCGGAATCCTGGCGCTGGCCGACGTGGTACCGGAGCTGTGCCTGGAGATTTTTGAGGCAGCGCGCAGCGGGAAGCACGAGCGGGCGCGACAGTTGCAGGAGTCGGTGCTGCCGGCATCGAAGCTGGTGGTGGCGCAGTATGGCCCGGCCGGAGTGAAGTGCGCGATGGACGCCCGCGGCTACCGCGGCGGAGCCCCGCGCGAGCCGCTGGCGCCGCTCGCGGCCGAGCAGCGCGCGCAGATCGAGGCCGTTGTGCGGGGTTTGTAA
- the hemW gene encoding radical SAM family heme chaperone HemW, with protein sequence MQLGVYIQVPFCQTKCTYCNFHTGVVSPARFQPYIDAVAREIRGHRMLYEEAGLVRPEALTDAVVDTLYIGGGTPSLLDPGELQRLVEAVGETFAPELREVTLEADPETIEEAKARAWVRMGINRISFGLQSFSDRELTAVGRMHRRADVFRAVPILREAGIGNISFDLIAGLPHQTGESWGASIAELLALSPEHVSIYMLEIDEGSRLGKEILSDGTRYSAAAVPGDDAVVEFYEYACGALAAAGYHHYEISNWAKPGLESLHNLKYWRREAYLGFGAGAHSFSGAERWGNEPDAAAYVRAMDAGRLQVAERETLTSERALEEELFLGLRQLDGIDLEQIEARYGVQLAKRFEGLAAGGFVEQDGPRVRLAPARLSVSNEVFVELLR encoded by the coding sequence ATGCAGCTCGGCGTTTACATCCAGGTGCCGTTCTGCCAGACGAAGTGCACGTACTGCAACTTCCATACGGGAGTGGTGTCCCCGGCGCGCTTCCAGCCGTATATAGACGCCGTTGCACGCGAAATACGCGGGCACCGGATGCTGTACGAGGAGGCCGGACTGGTCCGGCCGGAAGCCTTGACGGATGCCGTGGTGGACACACTGTATATCGGCGGGGGAACGCCTAGCCTGCTGGATCCCGGCGAGCTGCAGCGCCTGGTGGAGGCTGTTGGAGAAACGTTTGCCCCGGAACTGCGCGAGGTCACGCTGGAAGCCGACCCGGAAACGATCGAGGAGGCCAAGGCGCGGGCCTGGGTGCGGATGGGAATCAACCGCATCAGCTTCGGGCTGCAATCGTTTTCCGACCGGGAACTGACCGCCGTGGGACGCATGCATCGCCGCGCCGACGTCTTCCGCGCGGTGCCCATCCTGCGCGAGGCTGGAATCGGGAATATCAGCTTCGATTTGATCGCCGGACTGCCGCACCAAACCGGGGAGAGTTGGGGCGCCAGCATCGCGGAGTTGCTCGCGCTGTCCCCCGAGCACGTCTCCATCTACATGTTGGAGATTGACGAAGGCAGCCGGCTGGGCAAAGAAATTCTCAGCGACGGGACGCGCTACAGCGCCGCAGCGGTGCCCGGCGACGATGCCGTCGTGGAGTTTTACGAGTATGCCTGCGGCGCGCTGGCGGCGGCCGGCTATCACCACTACGAAATCTCCAATTGGGCCAAGCCCGGCTTGGAGTCGCTGCACAACCTCAAGTACTGGCGGCGCGAGGCGTATCTTGGCTTCGGGGCCGGAGCGCATTCGTTTTCCGGGGCGGAGCGCTGGGGCAATGAGCCCGATGCCGCGGCCTATGTGCGCGCCATGGATGCCGGGCGGCTGCAGGTCGCGGAGCGCGAAACGCTGACAAGCGAGCGGGCCCTCGAGGAAGAGCTGTTTCTCGGCCTGCGGCAGCTTGACGGAATTGATTTGGAACAGATCGAAGCCCGCTACGGGGTGCAACTGGCGAAACGCTTCGAGGGGCTGGCCGCGGGCGGATTCGTTGAGCAAGACGGGCCGCGGGTGCGGCTGGCGCCTGCGCGCCTGAGCGTTTCGAACGAAGTATTCGTCGAGCTGCTGCGCTGA